The Deltaproteobacteria bacterium genome includes a region encoding these proteins:
- a CDS encoding fumarylacetoacetate hydrolase family protein: MAPTRRTLLKTAGVAAVAGKLLASGETKAQGTQTVQGGSSPRGLTYCNLRSGVGVKLGDRILDVGRAAQQLHVPVPATTDEVVAGKNADGLRKVVQAAPKNATVAESEAQFGPCITNPEKIIMLGFNYKKHVMEVKVPMPTAPVLFNKYNNSLLAHRGTIRLPIKVAKKFDYEVELQVIMGKTARDVSEEEALNYVFGYATGNDFSARDLQLRDGRQGSQFMIGKTPDGFMPIGPYLVGAELVGDPQKLAIECSVNGERRQSSNTSDMIFSVAKIIAYASSIFTLKPGDVFSTGTPEGVILGKPEAEQVWLKAGDKVACRVEKLGELAFQLA; encoded by the coding sequence ATGGCTCCGACACGAAGGACGTTGCTGAAGACGGCTGGCGTCGCAGCGGTGGCGGGAAAGCTGCTCGCGTCCGGCGAGACGAAGGCGCAGGGCACGCAGACCGTGCAGGGTGGATCCTCGCCGCGCGGATTGACCTACTGCAACCTGCGCAGCGGCGTGGGCGTGAAGCTGGGCGACCGCATCCTCGACGTCGGGCGTGCCGCGCAACAGCTTCACGTGCCGGTGCCCGCGACGACCGACGAAGTGGTCGCCGGAAAGAACGCCGACGGGCTCCGCAAGGTGGTGCAGGCGGCTCCGAAGAACGCGACCGTCGCGGAGAGCGAGGCGCAGTTCGGGCCCTGCATCACGAACCCGGAGAAGATCATCATGCTCGGGTTCAACTACAAGAAGCACGTGATGGAAGTGAAAGTGCCGATGCCCACCGCGCCGGTGCTCTTCAACAAGTACAACAACTCGCTCCTGGCGCACCGGGGAACCATCCGCCTCCCGATCAAGGTGGCGAAGAAGTTCGACTACGAAGTCGAGCTGCAGGTGATCATGGGGAAGACCGCGCGCGACGTCAGCGAGGAAGAGGCGCTGAACTACGTGTTCGGCTACGCCACCGGCAACGACTTCTCCGCCCGCGATCTCCAGCTCCGCGACGGCAGGCAGGGATCCCAGTTCATGATCGGCAAGACGCCGGACGGTTTCATGCCCATCGGACCTTACCTGGTCGGGGCGGAGCTCGTCGGCGATCCGCAGAAGCTCGCCATCGAATGCAGCGTCAACGGAGAGCGCAGGCAGTCCTCGAACACGTCGGACATGATCTTCAGCGTCGCGAAGATCATCGCCTACGCGTCGTCCATCTTCACCCTCAAGCCCGGCGACGTCTTCTCCACCGGCACGCCGGAAGGCGTGATCCTCGGCAAACCCGAGGCCGAGCAGGTGTGGCTCAAGGCGGGCGACAAGGTC